Proteins from a genomic interval of Lolium perenne isolate Kyuss_39 chromosome 1, Kyuss_2.0, whole genome shotgun sequence:
- the LOC127327800 gene encoding desiccation protectant protein Lea14 homolog, whose amino-acid sequence MAGLMDKAKGFVADKVAHMPKPEASLDKVSFKGMTRDSITVHSNVNVTNPYSHRIPICDITFSLKCGGKEVASGTIPDPGWIEDSGEVTKLEVPAKVPYDVLITLMKDLGRDWDIDYELHVGLTIDLPVIGNFTIPLDTAGEFKLPTIGDFFGGSKTEEAATT is encoded by the exons ATGGCGGGCCTGATGGACAAGGCGAAGGGGTTCGTGGCGGACAAGGTCGCGCACATGCCCAAGCCGGAGGCGTCGCTGGACAAGGTGTCCTTCAAGGGCATGACCCGCGACTCCATCACCGTGCACAGCAACGTCAACGTCACCAACCCCTACTCCCACCGCATCCCCATCTGCGACATAACCTTCTCCCTCAAGTGCGGCGGCAA GGAGGTTGCGTCCGGCACCATCCCTGACCCGGGCTGGATCGAGGACAGCGGCGAGGTCACCAAGCTGGAGGTGCCCGCCAAGGTGCCCTACGACGTGCTCATCACGCTCATGAAGGACCTGGGCAGAGACTGGGACATCGACTACGAGCTGCACGTCGGCCTCACCATCGACCTCCCCGTCATTGGCAACTTCACCATCCCGCTCGACACCGCCGGCGAGTTCAAGCTCCCCACCATCGGTGACTTCTTCGGCGGATCCAAGACCGAGGAAGCTGCAACCACTTAG